The Sphingobacterium lactis sequence CCCGCAATTTCAATTGCCAGCATCTTTTTGGAACCTACCAAGGCCGAGCGATCCCTGAAAGCCATATACAATCAATACGGTGAATCGATTTTTACGGAATACGGCTTCCGGGCTTGGATGGATCTAAGGACCGATGATGTATCGGATGAGTACCTGGCCTATAACCAATCGAATTTGGTGGTGCTGTTGGAGAATGCACGCAGTGGGTTAATCTGGCGCCTATATCAAGCCATTCCGGAGATCCAATCTGCGGAACAAAGAATCTTTAAGAAGTAAGGTATTTTTAGGGAGAATCATTATATTTACGGAATCATAACTCGATAAAAAAACATGAAGCGAATCAACTATTTAACTTTAATCCTTTTAGGTGGGATGACCCTGTTTTCCTGTAAGCAACAATCTTTAATTGTAAACCCAGGAGCTGTGGTGACCCAAGATGGTACTAGTGATGGACTCAAGAATGTAAAACGTGAATTTGAAGATGCAAAACAGACCAACGAAGGTATTATGGTTTCGATATCTTCGGATTTGCTATTCCCTACAAATTCATCCTATTTAACAGATAACGCAAAAACGGAATTGAGCAAATTGGTGAAGGTACTCAAAACTTCAAATGCCAATGCGAAGGTCCGTGTGGATGGACATACCGATGCAACCGGAACTGCCGAATACAATGTATGGCTATCGGAGAAACGCGCAGCTTCTGTAGAAAAGTTCTTGGTGGATTCCGGAATTTCAGATTCCAGGATCTCTACGAAAGGTCTTGGACAGTCAAAACCTATTGCGGACAACAAGACTCCAGAGGGTAGACGTAAGAATAGACGTGTAGAAGTCGTTATTCTAAAATAACGAATTGACCATATAGGAAAGCGCAGTTTTGCTCAGCAGAACTGCGCTTTTTTTATTCTCGATATTCAGGCAGGATGTTTCTTAGTTTTGCTTGTTACCAAGGAAGAAAAATCTAATTTACTCGTTTATATTCGGTTAAATCGATCGTGGAAATCCTAACCTAGAAATGAATTTTTGTTTGGATAATATTAAGTAGATTTGTTAGTTATTAGAGTAAGTTGTTGTTGCTATGTTTATAATTTTTGATACAGAGACTACGGGTTTGCCGAAGCGATGGGATGCACCGATTACCGATACGGATAATTGGCCGCGTTGTATACAGATCGCTTGGCAATTGCATGATGAAATGGGAAGATTGGTTGAGCATCAGGATTATTTGATAAAACCCGACGGCTTTAATATTCCCTATGATTCCGAGAAGATCCATGGTATTTCGACCGAACTTGCAGAGGCCGAGGGTATTCCCTTGACCGAGGTGCTGGTGAAGTTTAACGAGGCCTTGGGTAAAGCCAAATTTGTGGTTGGCCAGAATATCGGTTTCGACCTTAATATTATGGGGGCGGAGTTTTACCGCTATCAGGTCGATAGCCCCATGGCTTCCATGCCGGTACTCGATACGTGTACCGAAATTACGGCAGAATTACTGAAACTGCCGGGAGGACGCGGAGGACGCTATAAACTGCCCAACCTGACAGAGCTCCACAGTTATTTATTCGGTGTTCCATTCGCTGAGGCGCATAATGCCACCGCCGATGTGGAAGCTACCACGCGATGTTTCTTTGAGCTTGTCCGTAGGGAGGTGTTCACGCCATCCGAGCTACAGGTTGATACCGGTTACTTCGTTGAATTTAAAGAAGAGAATCCTGCGGTTGTCGAATCGGTAGGCTTGAAGCATATCAACCTAAAAGCTGCCTCCGATGCACTGCGCGTTCAGGAACCAGCCGGCACACAGAAAGTAAGCATTGATGCAGATACCCTTGCCGCATTTAAAGCAGCGAATTTTGCACACCTGCACAACCATACCC is a genomic window containing:
- a CDS encoding OmpA family protein, coding for MKRINYLTLILLGGMTLFSCKQQSLIVNPGAVVTQDGTSDGLKNVKREFEDAKQTNEGIMVSISSDLLFPTNSSYLTDNAKTELSKLVKVLKTSNANAKVRVDGHTDATGTAEYNVWLSEKRAASVEKFLVDSGISDSRISTKGLGQSKPIADNKTPEGRRKNRRVEVVILK